In Oryza sativa Japonica Group chromosome 11, ASM3414082v1, the following are encoded in one genomic region:
- the LOC136354180 gene encoding uncharacterized protein, whose product MRKIMCLCADCKNEIAWKDAPTVKEHLVTRGFMDKYKIWTRHGEEQVNGAENVVRTQVEDMVHDDGSVEDNIDLKEMLHHADPEELMGLARGLNNFEALQKAAKEVLYDESKGCDNECPTCGASRYKSNSNTGLEPSDTTKGTQRKISQLVMWYLPVKDRIKRIYSNPRDAELMCWHEERRKKDGMIQHPVDSRQWINFDAQYREFAKDPQNIRFALSTDGVNPFGDMSSSNNMANLWKEGLKVWDEYIREYFTVKAIIFLTINDYPAMFSVSGQIKDKTRCVICLNGTYYRYLSSSNKLVYMQHRRFLRTNHKYRKMKTEFDGTEETDPAPKPTSGEKVYAMTEKIVCEFGKVTKKPSKGTQRKKPEKTKKPEDSTNQDVSTKPDDKLPPPFKKHSIFFKYLPYWNDLEVRHAIDIMHLEKNVFDNIVGTLLDMPKKTKDGLQSWMDLVEMGIREELHHQK is encoded by the exons ATGAGGAAGATAATGTGTCTATGTgctgactgtaagaatgaaatagCCTGGAAAGATGCTCCTACAGTGAAGGAGCACTTAGTAACTCGTGGATTTATGGACAAGTACAAAATATGGACACGtcatggcgaagaacaagtgAACGGGGCTGAAAATGTAGTTCGGACACAAGTTGAAGACATGGTGCACGACGATGGTTCTGTTGAGGACAACATCGATCTAAAGGAAATGTTACATCATGCAGATCCCGAGGAGCTGATGGGGTTGGCTAGAGGTTTAAATAACTTTGAAGCTTTACAGAAGGCAGCTAAGGAAGTTTTGTACGATGAGTCGAAGGGCTGTGACA ATGAATGTCCAACATGCGGTGCTAGCCGGTACAAATCGAATAGCAATACTGGCCTAGAACCGTCTGACACAACTAAGGGAACTCAGAGAAAAATCTCGCAgcttgtgatgtggtaccttcctGTCAAAGACCGCATTAAACGGATATACTCAAATCCGCGAGATGCGGAACTAATGTGTTGGCATGAAGAAAGGCGCAagaaggatgggatgattcAACACCCGGTAGATTCTCGTCAGTGGATAAACTTTGATGCTCAGTATAGAGAGTTTGCTAAAGACCCACAGAATATTAGGTTTGCCCTGAGTACTGATGGagttaatccttttggagacatgagcagCTCAAATA ATATGGCTAATTTATGGAAAGAGGGATTGAAAGTGTGGGACGAGTACATAAGAGAATACTTCACAGTGAAAGCCATCATCTTCCTGACCATTAACGATTATCCAGCAATGTTTTCAGTTTCAGGTCAAATTAAAGATAAAACAAGATGTGTGATCTGCTTGAATGGAACATACTATAGGTATCTCTCGAGTTCCAACAAGCTTGTGTACATGCAGCACCGGCGGTTCCTACGCACAAATCACAAGTACCGCAAGATGAAGACGGAGTTCGATGGCACTGAAGAGACTGATCCTGCACCAAAACCTACATCGGGGGAGAAAGTGTATGCAATGACAGAGAAAATTGTTTGCGAATTCGGAAAAGTGACTAAGAAACCATCAAAGGGGACACAACGCAAGAAACCCGAGAAGACTAAGAAACCAGAGGATAGTACGAATCAAGACGTTAGTACGAAGCCAGATGATAAACTCCCTCCCCCATTCAAGAAGCATTCCATATTCTTTAAGTACCTCCCATACTGGAATGATCTGGAGGTTCGGCATGCCATAGACATCATGCAtctagagaagaatgtgtttgacaACATAGTTGGAACATTGTTAGACATGCCGAAGAAGACTAAAGATGGTCTGCAATCATGGATGGACCTAGTCGAGATGGGAATCAGGGAAGAGTTACACCATCAAAAATGA